CTCAAGGCTCAACCACCAGGCCGCCCTACCCGGGCCCTGCCCTCGAATTCCTGGGCCAGACGGCTCACACAGGAGGCGTGGTGGCAGCACccctggggggagggtgggggcagggcacaCCCTCTGACATCACGGAAGACCCCTCCccaggcggggcggggagggggcaccGGGGGCCTCACAGCTCGTTGTGGAGCGGCCGGCACTGGGGAGAGGGCTTCTCCTCCAGGACCCCGTCGGGAGCGCACACCCAGGGGTCGTGGGTCTCCCACTGCCACTTGGCCAGCCGGGTCTTGAGCGCGTCCAGCACCTGGGCGTAGCGCGGGTCGGCGGCCAGGTTCTGGGTCTCGTGGGGGTCCTGGCGCCGGTCGTAGAGCTCCCAGCGCTGCCGGTAGTAGTAGCTGTGCAGGTCCTTGTACCAGGCGGTGGGCCGGCCCCCCGCCGTGCGGTTGAGGAGGTCCTGGAAGGTGGGGGAGACGTAGAAGTCCTGGTCGATGGGGAAGGGCATCTTGAAGTGCAGGTTGTGCACGAGGCGGAAGCCCTGCAGGAGCACGGAGCGCATGGGGTAGCTCATGGTGACCTCGTGGTGGCTCTGGCTGCCGAAGACGGGCGTGTGGGGGGGCTCTGAGTCCAGCGCCGGCAGGAGGGACCGGCCGGTGAGATGGACGGCCTTCGAGCCCAAGATGGTGTAGCTGGGGTAGGGGATGGAGAACCAGTCCAAGATGGTGGGCGTGAGGTCTGGAAGGCAAGGGGAAGGGGTGTCAGCCCGGCGGGACCCTCCGGGGCACACACCCACCCTCCGGAAGGGCTCGGTCAAAGCGCCTCAGGACGGGGCCATCGAGTCGCCAGGGGGGGCGTCTGCCCTGCGCCCAGCACCTCCCCGGGGCGCGGCGCCGCCATGGACGACGGTGCGTCACTCATGTGACGAGGGGCCTGGACTGGGCGGCCGTCAGTGCT
This genomic stretch from Dasypus novemcinctus isolate mDasNov1 chromosome 21, mDasNov1.1.hap2, whole genome shotgun sequence harbors:
- the SGSH gene encoding N-sulphoglucosamine sulphohydrolase isoform X3, yielding MYGLHQDVHHFNSFDEVRSLPLLLSQAGVRTGIIGKKHVGPEAVYPFDFAYTEENGSVLQVGRNITRIKLLVRKFLQTRGDRPFFLYVAFHDPHRCGHSQPQYGSFCEKFGNGESGMGRIPDWTPHIYDPRDVLVPYFVPDTPVARADLAAQYTTIGRMDQGIGLVLQELRAAGVLNDTLVVFTSDNGIPFPSGRTNLYWSGTAEPLLVSSPEHPRRWGQVSEAPVSLLGTARRRRPHAHHLGLVLHPLPQLHHLGLEGRPSHRPVPPAGAGLRAPPHARLRQPEPPRGHHELPHALRAPAGLPPRAQPALQDALPHRPGLLRLPHLPGPPQPHGGGPAHRLVQGPAQLLLPAALGALRPAPGPPRDPEPGRRPALRPGAGRAQDPAGQVAVGDPRPLGVRSRRGPGGEALSPVPAAPQRAVRPPVPPPRPAWGGVFRDVRGCALPPPSPQGCCHHASCVSRLAQEFEGRARVGRPGG